One Mesotoga sp. BH458_6_3_2_1 genomic window, ACTACGATGAGGCTACCGTTCGCGCAGTCGTTGACGGCGATACGATTTCTCTCAGAAGAAAGGGGTCGCTGTTGACCGCCGAGACTGTGAGAATGATCGGCCTGGATACACCAGAAACCGTTCATCCAGACAAAGGCATCGAGTACTACGGAGTCGAAGCCTCCGGCTTTGCGAAGGCCCTGCTCGATGGGGAGGAGGTCTTTCTCTCTTACGACTGGAACTCTATTGACAAGTACGGGAGGACACTCGCTTACGTCTGGCTCCCGATAAGCTACGAAGGGCAAAGCTTCAACGCTTTGTTCAACCTCCTCGCAATATCGAGCGGTTACGGTCACGCGTACACCAGCTATGTCTTCAACGACCGCTACATGGAATTCTTCGTAGAGGCCGAAAGACTTGCCAGGCTTAGTTCCCGGGGCCTCTGGTCTGGCGATGACTTTGCGAACGATAACGTGGTTCTTGAATACGATCCGATAGTCTACATAACCAGCACCGGAAGCAAGTACCATCTGGAGAGCTGCCATTACCTTGCGAACAGCAAGATCCGGATTTTGCTGTCGGAGGCGAAGAGGAGAGACTACACGCCCTGCGGAGCTTGCAAGCCTCCCAGATAGTTACTCATCAGCGAGACCCGAATCCTTCAGAACCCTCTTCCAATAGACCCTTAAGAATCCAACTACGGCTCGATAATTTTGATCCAGTGAGGCGATAAGTCATTGCCGGTGAGGTCGGGGACGCTATAATTTATTGTCTTGATCGAAGCCGCCGAGTAGCCTTCCTTGCTTTGTGTATTGCACACATCAGAAAGTGTTGCCGCCGGCAGGACAGAGATCGGGTATGAAGAACGATTAAGAACCCGACAAGAATAAGGAGAAAGGCTTAATACGAGAAAGGGGTGAGACGAGTGAAGAGAATCCTAACGTTTCTGTTTGCCGCAATCTTCGCTTTCATGGCATTCTCAGTAAGTGATATGGTCCTCGTAGAGAAAGGAACCTTCC contains:
- a CDS encoding thermonuclease family protein, whose translation is MNVIERKMEADEDLENGPMLLAKKIIAVVLLAAITLTFSGCFLIRAILQRGGDSSEQEVVSSPLGLTPVTVDIKGTQAVYFLELLNLFDELPDYDEATVRAVVDGDTISLRRKGSLLTAETVRMIGLDTPETVHPDKGIEYYGVEASGFAKALLDGEEVFLSYDWNSIDKYGRTLAYVWLPISYEGQSFNALFNLLAISSGYGHAYTSYVFNDRYMEFFVEAERLARLSSRGLWSGDDFANDNVVLEYDPIVYITSTGSKYHLESCHYLANSKIRILLSEAKRRDYTPCGACKPPR